Proteins from one Dromiciops gliroides isolate mDroGli1 chromosome 6, mDroGli1.pri, whole genome shotgun sequence genomic window:
- the LOC122731860 gene encoding olfactory receptor 1030-like: protein MKTIPRQNSTEATEFILLGLISRPELQPVLFVVFLLIYLITLTGNFGMIILIRLTPRLQTPMYFFLTHLALVDLFYSTNVSPQMLINFLSEKKTISYIGCLTQCFIFVTLLLTEYYMLGAMAYDRYLAICKPLHYSSKMSKPVCICLVTFPYLWGSMVGTMQVILTSRLSFCGPNTINHFYCADPPLLMLTCSDTYIKQTALFVSAGLNLTGSLLIILTSYIFIFATILRMRSTEGQRKAFSTCGSHLMAVTMFYGSLFCMYLRPATESSVEQGKIVAVFCIFVSPMLNPFIYSLRNKDVKEALRKMTKRNFGKMEKTEIKTISQ from the coding sequence ATGAAGACAATTCCCAGGCAGAATAGCACTGAAGCAACTGAATTTATTCTCCTGGGCCTAATCAGTCGTCCAGAACTTCAGCCAGTCCTCTTTGTGGTGTTTCTTTTGATCTACTTGATTACTTTGACAGGGAACTTTGGCATGATCATACTGATTAGACTCACGCCTCGACTTCAAACTCCCATGTATTTTTTCCTGACCCACTTGGCCCTTGTTGATCTTTTTTATTCCACTAATGTCTCTCCTCAAATGTTAATTAACTTCCTGTCAGAGAAGAAAACTATTTCCTATATTGGTTGTTTGActcaatgtttcatttttgtcacccTGCTCCTTACTGAGTATTATATGCTTGGTGCAATGGCCTATGACCGTTACCTGGCCATATGTAAACCTTTGCATTACAGCAGCAAGATGTCCAAGCCTGTTTGCATCTGCCTAGTTACTTTCCCTTACTTGTGGGGTTCCATGGTGGGTACAATGCAGGTCATCTTGACATCTCGCCTTTCTTTTTGTGGCCCTAATACCATCAATCACTTTTACTGTGCTGACCCACCCCTCTTAATGTTGACTTGCTCTGACACTTACATAAAGCAAACTGCCCTGTTTGTGTCTGCAGGACTGAACCTCACAGGGTCCTTGCTCATCATTCTTACCtcctacatttttatttttgccactATTCTGCGCATGCGGTCCACTGAGGGGCAGCGCAAGGCCTTCTCTACTTGTGGCTCCCACCTGATGGCCGTCACTATGTTCTATGGGTCCCTTTTCTGCATGTACTTAAGGCCAGCCACTGAGAGTTCTGTGGAACAAGGGAAAATTGTTGCTGTGTTTTGTATCTTTGTAAGTCCCATGTTAAACCCGTTTATTTACAGCCTGAGAAACAAGGATGTGAAGGAGGCTCTAAGGAAGATGACCAAGAGAAAttttggcaaaatggaaaaaactgaaattaaaaCCATTTCCCaatga